The following is a genomic window from Bacillus sp. FJAT-52991.
ACATCAACAATTTAACCAACTTGAAATTTCTGATATCATTGAAGCTAGATTAGAAGAAGTGTTTGAAATGGTGATTGAGGAATTAAGACATCAAGGGGTTCATGATGTGCCTGGAGGCTTTGTTTTAACTGGAGGCACATCCGCTACACCAGGCATTCTTGATTTAGCGCAAGATGTGTTCCAAAACCGTGTTCGGGTGGCCATTCCTGATTATATAGGGGTAAGGGAACCACAATATACGGCAGCAGTTGGTTTGATTAAATATGCTTATAAAAATGCTAGATTGCAAGGAAGAAATGTAAGCACGACTCTAGAGCCAATGACTGTAACTGAAACTCGGCCGAAAGAAGTCCCTCAGCCGAAAAAGGTGAAACCAGAGAAGACAGAAGATCAAAAATTGACTTCGAAAGTAAAAAAATTCTTCGGCTACTTTTTTGAAGAATAGTCATCATAGAGAAATAACGACGAATTAGGAGGATTTGTCATGTTGGAGTTTGATACTAATTTAGATTCATTAGCGACGATTAAAGTTATAGGTGTAGGTGGCGGCGGAAATAATGCTGTGAACCGCATGATCGAACATGGGGTTCAAGGGGTAGAGTTTATTGCTGTCAATACGGATGCCCAAGCGTTAAACTTGTCAAAAGCAGAAATAAAAATGCAAATCGGTTCAAAGTTGACTCGTGGACTTGGTGCAGGTGCGAATCCTGAAGTCGGGAAGAAAGCAGCTGAAGAAAGTAAAGAGCAAATTGAAGAAGCATTACGTGGAGCGGATATGGTATTCGTTACTGCAGGAATGGGTGGAGGAACAGGAACTGGAGCAGCACCTGTTATTGCTCAAATCTCTAAAGACCTCGGAGCATTAACTGTGGGGGTTGTCACACGTCCTTTTACTTTTGAAGGTCGTAAGCGTGCCACACAAGCAGCAGGCGGAATTGAAGCGATGAAAGCTGCTGTTGATACGTTAATTGTTATTCCAAATGACCGCTTATTAGAAATTGTTGATAAGAGCACGCCGATGCTTGAAGCATTTAGAGAAGCGGATAATGTTCTTCGCCAAGGGGTTCAAGGTATTTCCGATTTAATTGCTACTCCTGGCTTAATTAACCTTGACTTTGCTGATGTGAAAACAATTATGTCGAATAAAGGATCAGCTTTAATGGGTATTGGGGTGGCTTCAGGCGAAAACCGTGCAGCGGAAGCAGCTAAAAAAGCGATTTCTAGTCCATTGCTTGAAACGTCTATCGACGGTGCACAAGGTGTGATCATGAACATTACTGGTGGCACGAACTTA
Proteins encoded in this region:
- the ftsZ gene encoding cell division protein FtsZ, which encodes MLEFDTNLDSLATIKVIGVGGGGNNAVNRMIEHGVQGVEFIAVNTDAQALNLSKAEIKMQIGSKLTRGLGAGANPEVGKKAAEESKEQIEEALRGADMVFVTAGMGGGTGTGAAPVIAQISKDLGALTVGVVTRPFTFEGRKRATQAAGGIEAMKAAVDTLIVIPNDRLLEIVDKSTPMLEAFREADNVLRQGVQGISDLIATPGLINLDFADVKTIMSNKGSALMGIGVASGENRAAEAAKKAISSPLLETSIDGAQGVIMNITGGTNLSLYEVQEAADIVASASDQEVNMIFGSVINENLKDEIVVTVIATGFKESALQQPKQPRTGFGQTKPQQSTIAPAPKREMKREEPVQQDMPTRQPSQPVEDTLDIPTFLRNRNRRR